In Daucus carota subsp. sativus chromosome 4, DH1 v3.0, whole genome shotgun sequence, one DNA window encodes the following:
- the LOC135152232 gene encoding uncharacterized protein LOC135152232, with product MGIEANPAKIKALIEMRSPRNVKEVQCLTGRVAALNRYISKSSDKCREFFAAIKKGQKFEWTIECEAAFLKLKEQLGSPPLLAKQTKGEALILYLGVSEFSISDVLIKEEEQAQQPVYYVSKRLLDAETRYSNMEKLAYALILASRKLRPYFQAHKIEVRTSFPLRQVPHKPEASGRIMKWAVELGQFDIEYKPRTAMNGQVLVDFILEFSPTFEVEGMECVPEPQSPIAIPENCSSWWNLYVDGAINENGAGAGIVLVSSEGHKLQSSIHFDFKATNNDAEYEALISGLKLALEMRVENMNVYSDSMLEIKLEQIPRSENTDVDALAKFGSQRDAHMLGVIPLEIQYQPSIPKIEVLDVEVDEFDLWTTSIQENIANGTLPVDKDEARN from the exons atgggaatcgaagctaaccctgcgaagatcaaggccttaattgaaatgaggtcgcctaggaatgtaaaagaggtgcaatgccttacaggccgggttgcCGCCCTAAACCGATATATCTCAAAGtcctcagacaaatgtagagaattctttgcagccataaagaaggggcaaaaatttgaatggacgataGAATGCGAGGCTGCcttcctgaagctgaaggagcaacttgggAGCCCGCCACTGTTGGCAAAACAAACGAAGGGTGAGGCCCtaatcctttacctaggggtttccgaaTTCTCAATTAGCGATGTcttgatcaaggaggaagagcaagcccagcAGCCGGTATATTATGTGAGCAAAAGACTACTCGATGCTGAAACTCGTTACTCGAatatggagaagttagcctacgcactaattttggcttcccgtaaactaaggccttacttccaggcccacaagattgaagtgcgaacatccttccctctcaggcAAGTACCACACAAGCCCGAAGCCTCTGGAAGgatcatgaaatgggcagtcgagctaggCCAATTTGATATAGAGTACAAGCCAAGGACCGCCATGAACGGGCAAGTACTAGTTGACTTCATCCTAGAGTTTTCAcccacttttgaagttgaagggaTGGAATGTGTACCTGAACCTCAGTCTCCAATAGCCATACCCGAGAATTGTTCCTCTTGGTGGAActtgtacgtcgatggggctaTCAATGaaaatggggccggggctggcattgtcttagtcagttcagaaggccataagctgcaaagctccattcacttcgactttaaagccaccaacaatgacgcggagtatgaagccctaatatcAGGGCTGAAGCTAGCCTTGGAGATGAGggtggaaaatatgaatgtttacagtgattctatgctg gaaatcaagctagagcaaataccaagatCTGAGAATACAGATGTAGATGCCCTGGCCAAGTTcggctctcagagggatgcacacatgcttggggtgatccccctcgaaatccagtatcagcctagcatccccaagATTGAAGTCCTGGACGTTGAGGTCGATGAGTTTGACCTTTGGACAACCTCAATCCAGGAAaacatagccaacggaaccctaCCTGTAGACAAGGACGAGGCCAGAAACTGA
- the LOC108216740 gene encoding 23 kDa jasmonate-induced protein, with product MNPFGVPITDKTLQEMSEYRDKEITQEDRAREAMRLIHAEDKNLNALQHALNLKARYGTGVSTLCLVYNGTGDTLQQVQQIDWYGYIYNEQPPRSFENGQWLAFLHAHPTAQSRGCEAARVYRGKNVKGEVRDYMIAWSTPWGPSYQNSAYTEVRGEDHFPKFWSYIRGLLANAEKITTDETDKNCTSAVGIGGVTSPEFIAILKHKFSPEPEP from the exons ATGAATCCCTTTGGAGTGCCAATCACAGATAAGACCTTGCAGGAAATGTCAGAATATCGCGATAAGGAAATAACACAAGAAGATAGGGCAAGAGAGGCGATGAGATTAATCCATGCTGAAGACAAGAACCTCAATGCTCTTCAGCATGCATTGAATCTTAAGGCTAGGTACGGTACCGGAGTTTCCACATTATGCCTTGTGTATAATGGTACTGGAGACACCCTTCAACAGGTGCAGCAGATAGATTGGTATGGTTATATTTATAATGAACAACCTCCCAGGTCCTTTGAAAATGGTCAGTGGCTCGCTTTCCTCCACGCCCACCCGACCGCCCAGTCCAGAGGCTGCGAAGCTGCTCGTGTGTACCGCGGTAAGAACGTTAAAGGAGAGGTTCGTGACTACATGATAGCTTGGTCTACCCCTTGGGGTCCTAGCTACCAAAACTCG GCATATACTGAGGTCCGTGGCGAGGATCATTTCCCCAAATTTTGGTCTTATATAAGGGGACTGCTAGCAAATGCTGAGAAAATAACGACGGATGAAACCGATAAGAATTGTACATCGGCTGTGGGAATTGGTGGTGTTACTTCCCCGGAATTCATTGCGATACTTAAGCACAAATTTAGCCCAGAACCAGAACCATGA
- the LOC108216973 gene encoding uncharacterized protein LOC108216973, producing the protein MNGHDTAECVHLKDHIEDLIRTGYLTEFVAQEAKKYKEKKSERTNDQGTNRNTRAGSVRTIIGGPFVGGLGRSAMRRYVWDARGPPLTNVYHLSKRPPKMFKGETMNITFTEWDARTVHHPHSDALVVTAVIGNVNVHRLLVDNGSSVNFLAYSAYQRMKMADKDMMACYNELYGFTGNVVQIVGRVRLPITLGVERLATTQVAEFMTVNEDISYNGILGRPILRDMRIVNSIYHLSMKFPTPNGVGCVRGCQADSRECYSRALKSVVKACKEVQLMDGDIPESYYKQVEIEEEPETKA; encoded by the coding sequence ATGAATGGGCATGACACGGCAGAGTGTGTACACCTCAAGGATCACATTGAGGACCTCATCAGAACTGGATACCTGACGGaatttgtagcccaagaggctaaaaAGTATAAGGAGAAGAAGTCCGAAAGGACAAATGACCAGGGAACCAACCGTAACACTCGGGCTGGCAGTGTACGAACAATCATCGGAGGACCCTTTGTGGGAGGCCtgggacgcagtgctatgagGAGATATGTATGGGATgcccgagggccgcccttaacTAATGTGTACCACCTGTCTaaaaggcctcccaaaatgttcaagGGGGAGACAATGAACATTACCTTTACTGAGTGGGATGCGCGCAcagtacaccatcctcatagcgatgccctggtAGTAACCGCCGTGATTGGAAATGTCAATGTGCACAGGCTTCTTGTCGacaacggaagctctgtcaactTCCTGGCCTACAGTGCataccaaagaatgaaaatggcggacAAAGACATGATGGCCTGCTACAATGAATTATATGGGTTCACAGGAAATGTTGTCCAAATTGTGGGAAGGGTAAGGCTCCCAATCACCCTTGGGGTAGAACGACTGGCTACCACTCAAGTGGCAGAATTCATGACAGTGAATGaggacatctcctataacgggatcctaGGCAGACCTATcttaagggacatgcggatCGTAAACTCAATCTACCACTTATCAATGAAGTTCCCGACCCCTAATGGGGTAGGATGTGTGCgaggatgtcaggctgactcccgggaatgcTATAGCCGGGCCTTGAAATCTGTAGTGAAGGCCTGCAAAGAGGTCCAGCTAATGGATGGAGACATCCCGGAAAGCTATTACAAGCAAGTGGAGATAGAGGAGGAACCTGAAACTAAGGCCTAG